A stretch of Deltaproteobacteria bacterium DNA encodes these proteins:
- a CDS encoding metal-sulfur cluster assembly factor — MINEAEIWEALRQVIDPEIGVNVVDLGLVYGVEASGDAVSVKMTMTTQACPLHAYLTESAEQAIKRCLPAVESVVVEMVWDPPWEPAMMAEAAKQQLGWRR; from the coding sequence GTGATCAACGAAGCGGAGATTTGGGAGGCTTTGCGGCAGGTGATCGATCCCGAGATCGGCGTCAACGTGGTCGACCTCGGCCTCGTTTACGGCGTCGAAGCCAGCGGCGACGCCGTCAGCGTGAAGATGACCATGACGACGCAAGCGTGCCCGCTGCACGCCTACCTGACCGAGAGCGCCGAACAGGCGATCAAGCGCTGCCTACCGGCGGTCGAGTCGGTGGTTGTGGAAATGGTCTGGGACCCGCCCTGGGAGCCGGCAATGATGGCGGAGGCGGCGAAGCAGCAACTCGGTTGGCGGCGCTGA
- a CDS encoding DUF4499 domain-containing protein yields MAISDSLAGGSERVERPHVGWWISVLGGMGLLALVAFDAGAYARWCELVTPALPRGLLQGVFIAAVVAHLVEGAYAFRLAQHAGLHASAAGWLAQTCTLGYPSLRLLRRRLGATRA; encoded by the coding sequence ATGGCAATCAGCGACTCTTTGGCCGGCGGCAGCGAGCGGGTGGAGCGGCCGCATGTGGGTTGGTGGATCAGCGTACTCGGTGGCATGGGCCTATTGGCGCTGGTGGCCTTCGATGCCGGCGCATATGCGCGCTGGTGCGAGCTGGTGACGCCGGCGTTGCCGCGAGGGTTGCTGCAAGGCGTCTTCATCGCTGCGGTGGTGGCACATCTCGTTGAGGGCGCCTACGCCTTCCGGCTAGCGCAGCACGCCGGCCTGCACGCCAGTGCCGCCGGCTGGTTGGCGCAGACCTGCACCCTGGGCTATCCCTCGCTGCGCCTGCTCCGCCGCCGCCTCGGGGCGACGCGCGCGTGA
- the purM gene encoding phosphoribosylformylglycinamidine cyclo-ligase, whose amino-acid sequence MGSSQSLKYDSVGVQTLQVEGGLSDLAHWITRTFEFNAAKPQLPLGYFANVLRLTPDLGLAISTDGVGTKLLVAQELEKYDTVGIDCVAMNANDILCVGARPVSLVDYIAVQQADAKFLGELAKGFYEGARLAGINIPGGEVAQVREMLHGARAGYAFDLVGTCVGTVHPERVLVGQDVRPGDVVVGIASSGIHSNGFTLARRVLFNQAGLSVNERIPELARSVGEELLVPTQLYVREVVQMLDEGLALKAMMHVTGDGFLNLTRVEAPVGFVIDKLLDIPAIFSVIQTRGQLDDAEMFRVYNMGVGFCVVVEPKDAARVQAIARAHGKANAVIGYAASDRDRRVWITPRQLVSQAGRFVPARAAAPACPAR is encoded by the coding sequence ATGGGAAGCTCTCAATCACTCAAGTACGATAGCGTTGGGGTGCAAACCCTTCAGGTCGAAGGCGGGCTGAGCGATCTGGCCCACTGGATCACCCGCACCTTCGAGTTCAACGCGGCCAAGCCGCAGCTGCCGTTGGGCTACTTCGCCAACGTCCTGCGCCTGACCCCCGATCTCGGCCTGGCCATCTCCACCGATGGCGTCGGCACCAAGTTGCTGGTGGCGCAGGAACTGGAGAAATACGACACCGTCGGCATCGACTGCGTGGCCATGAACGCCAACGACATCCTCTGCGTCGGGGCGCGGCCGGTCTCGCTGGTGGATTACATCGCCGTGCAGCAAGCCGATGCGAAATTCCTCGGCGAGCTGGCCAAAGGCTTCTACGAAGGCGCCCGGCTGGCCGGCATCAACATTCCCGGCGGCGAAGTGGCGCAAGTGCGCGAGATGCTCCACGGTGCCCGCGCCGGCTATGCTTTCGATCTGGTCGGCACCTGCGTCGGCACCGTTCATCCCGAGCGCGTGCTCGTCGGTCAAGACGTGCGCCCGGGCGACGTGGTGGTCGGCATCGCCAGCAGCGGCATTCACAGCAACGGTTTCACCCTGGCGCGGCGTGTTTTGTTCAACCAAGCCGGGCTGTCGGTGAACGAGCGCATCCCCGAACTCGCCCGCAGCGTCGGTGAAGAGCTGCTGGTACCCACGCAGCTGTACGTCCGAGAAGTGGTGCAGATGCTCGACGAGGGCCTGGCTCTCAAGGCGATGATGCACGTCACCGGCGACGGCTTCCTCAACCTCACGCGGGTGGAGGCGCCGGTGGGATTCGTGATCGACAAGCTGCTGGACATTCCCGCGATCTTTTCCGTCATTCAAACCCGCGGCCAGCTCGACGATGCGGAGATGTTCCGTGTCTACAACATGGGCGTCGGCTTCTGTGTCGTGGTCGAGCCCAAGGACGCGGCGAGGGTGCAAGCGATTGCCCGAGCGCACGGCAAGGCCAACGCCGTCATCGGCTATGCCGCCAGTGACCGCGACCGGCGCGTGTGGATCACGCCGCGGCAGCTCGTCAGCCAAGCCGGCCGGTTCGTGCCGGCGCGGGCGGCGGCGCCCGCCTGCCCGGCTCGGTAG
- the moaA gene encoding GTP 3',8-cyclase MoaA, whose translation MSQPRDTLSRPLRNLRISVTDRCNLRCSYCMPEEHYVWLPRQEILHFEEISTLVDLFTELGVDKVRLTGGEPLLRQDVPVLVRLLAAKPALHDLAVTTNGILLESMAQALFDAGLHRVTVSLDTLRRERFRILARRDALEQVLEGIAAAQRAGFQRLKLDCVVLRGDNDDEMIDLLEYSKRIGAELRFIEYMDVGGATQWSPDKVFPRHAMLERLMRHYGRIEPIAEQTSAPADRFRLSDGTVFGIISSTTAPFCRSCDRSRLTADGMWYLCLYAHSGTDLRQPLRSGATGEEIKQLIVPAWQQRRDRGAQERLALRQRQPLAEVNELRRDPHLEMHTRGG comes from the coding sequence GTGAGCCAGCCCCGCGACACTCTGAGCCGGCCGCTGCGCAACCTGCGCATCTCGGTCACGGACCGCTGCAACTTGCGTTGCTCGTACTGCATGCCGGAAGAGCATTACGTCTGGCTGCCGCGCCAAGAGATTCTCCACTTCGAGGAAATCAGCACGCTGGTGGATCTCTTCACCGAACTCGGCGTGGATAAGGTGCGGCTCACCGGCGGCGAGCCGCTCTTGCGACAAGACGTGCCGGTGCTGGTGCGGTTGCTGGCCGCCAAGCCGGCGCTGCACGACCTTGCCGTCACCACCAACGGCATCCTGTTGGAGTCGATGGCGCAGGCGCTGTTCGACGCCGGGCTGCACCGCGTCACCGTCAGCCTCGACACCTTGCGGCGGGAGCGCTTTCGGATACTGGCGCGGCGCGACGCGCTGGAGCAGGTGCTCGAAGGCATCGCGGCGGCGCAGCGCGCCGGCTTTCAACGCCTCAAGCTCGACTGCGTAGTGCTGCGCGGGGACAACGACGACGAGATGATCGACTTGCTCGAATACAGCAAGCGCATCGGTGCCGAGCTGCGCTTCATCGAATACATGGACGTCGGCGGTGCCACGCAGTGGTCGCCGGACAAGGTATTTCCGCGCCACGCCATGCTCGAACGCCTGATGCGTCACTACGGGCGCATCGAGCCGATCGCGGAGCAGACCTCGGCGCCGGCCGATCGCTTCCGTCTCAGCGACGGCACCGTCTTCGGGATCATCTCGTCCACCACCGCCCCGTTCTGCCGTTCCTGCGACCGCAGCCGGCTAACGGCCGACGGCATGTGGTACCTCTGCCTCTACGCCCATTCGGGCACGGACTTGCGCCAGCCGCTGCGCAGCGGCGCCACCGGCGAGGAAATCAAGCAGCTGATCGTTCCGGCCTGGCAGCAGCGGCGCGACCGCGGCGCGCAAGAACGGCTGGCGCTGCGCCAGCGCCAGCCGCTGGCCGAGGTCAACGAACTCCGCCGCGATCCACACCTCGAGATGCACACCCGCGGCGGTTGA
- a CDS encoding M20/M25/M40 family metallo-hydrolase has translation MKKIALLLWLAWLLAPLAAPAADIDWRKAGDNAAQLLSAYIKIDTTNPPGNESAAAKFLARRFKQAGIESQVLESARGRGVVVARLPGRGRKRPVVLLNHLDVVPADPPGWELPPFSGTIREGYVWGRGALDCKGIGAVQATAMVTLRRAGIALDRDVIFVGTADEEAGGQLGAGWFAENRLALVREAEFLLNEGGSIRLRAGGTRAYEVAVSEKTPCWVKLTATGEAGHGSSPRPQTAVTRLISALERLHRYQPELRVVPEVAAHYAALADTVAEPKRSRYRDLRAALNEAGFREEFLADRHDAALVRNTIAPTVLRGSNKTNVIPGIASAEVDCRLLPDENPETFVQTLRQVVGDDAVTIEKLLSFPPSSSSTDTALYRAIQTVAAREQAPVVPSVLAGFTDSHYFRAHGIASYGFVPFEVSEDDEARVHGTNERVSLDNLRNATRRLVAILQALDQEL, from the coding sequence ATGAAGAAGATCGCGCTGTTGCTTTGGCTCGCCTGGTTGTTAGCCCCTCTCGCCGCGCCAGCGGCCGACATCGACTGGCGCAAGGCCGGCGACAACGCCGCGCAACTGCTGAGCGCTTACATCAAGATCGACACCACCAATCCGCCGGGCAACGAGAGCGCGGCGGCGAAGTTTCTTGCCCGGCGCTTCAAGCAGGCCGGGATCGAGAGTCAGGTGCTGGAATCGGCGCGCGGGCGCGGCGTGGTGGTGGCACGCTTGCCCGGGCGCGGCCGCAAGCGGCCGGTGGTGTTGCTCAATCACCTCGATGTGGTGCCGGCTGATCCGCCGGGTTGGGAGCTGCCGCCGTTCTCGGGCACGATTCGTGAGGGCTACGTCTGGGGCCGCGGCGCGCTCGACTGCAAAGGCATCGGCGCGGTCCAGGCCACCGCGATGGTCACCTTGCGGCGCGCCGGCATCGCACTCGATCGTGACGTGATCTTCGTCGGCACCGCGGATGAAGAAGCCGGCGGCCAGCTCGGTGCCGGCTGGTTTGCCGAGAATAGGTTGGCCCTCGTGCGCGAGGCCGAGTTTCTGCTCAACGAGGGTGGCTCGATTCGCTTGCGTGCCGGCGGCACCCGCGCCTACGAAGTCGCGGTGTCGGAGAAGACCCCCTGCTGGGTGAAGCTCACCGCCACCGGCGAGGCCGGACACGGCTCTTCCCCTCGCCCGCAAACAGCGGTGACACGGCTGATCAGTGCGCTGGAACGTCTGCACCGCTATCAGCCCGAGCTGCGCGTGGTGCCGGAAGTGGCGGCGCACTACGCGGCGCTGGCCGACACCGTCGCCGAGCCCAAGCGCAGCCGTTATCGTGATCTGCGCGCGGCGCTCAACGAGGCCGGCTTCCGCGAGGAGTTTCTTGCCGACCGCCACGACGCCGCGCTGGTGCGCAACACCATCGCCCCAACTGTGCTGCGCGGCAGCAACAAGACCAACGTCATCCCGGGCATCGCCAGCGCCGAAGTCGATTGCCGCCTCTTGCCCGACGAGAATCCGGAGACCTTCGTCCAGACGCTGCGGCAAGTGGTGGGCGACGACGCGGTCACGATCGAAAAGCTGCTCAGCTTCCCGCCGTCGTCGTCATCGACCGACACCGCGCTCTATCGTGCGATTCAGACGGTGGCCGCCCGCGAACAGGCGCCGGTGGTGCCGAGCGTGCTGGCGGGGTTTACCGACAGCCACTACTTCCGCGCCCATGGCATCGCCAGCTACGGCTTCGTCCCGTTCGAGGTCAGCGAAGATGACGAAGCGCGTGTGCACGGCACCAACGAGCGCGTCTCACTCGACAACCTGCGCAACGCCACCCGCCGGCTGGTGGCGATCCTGCAAGCGCTCGACCAGGAGTTGTGA
- a CDS encoding glycoside hydrolase family 31 protein, with translation MKVVLALAVCAAASIAAPAVAAPGQILSTTVCLFDADPLCQLPDWNDDGRVSAADLPGSLRFMPVAGDEIRVVETAAAVMLRSAVASARLDKTSATVALGDAGGAGLTAALPPRLKFGATTQVLNGIGEVQRLARGFSASAGAGATAVQWTVEFQSPRTLRSRLRPADSTGLTRVSSAVAAAAGERFYGLTERIVDSRGASELSPLAVGALDRRGEIVKMEVVPTMSLYTPFFHSSRGYGVFVEGTMTGVYDLAKSDPNAVSLDFEFNPRTGEHGVVYFIGDYDTILDEYTALTGRPFLPPRWGFLHLRWRDEHRLAEPARLDGVDMNADFVNDLTMYETLGIPAGNYEFDRPWTDGYTDRGYEGFSSFRFDPVRFPNSEKMLAALQNRGYHILVFGAPWALGENAVAAEQLGYYAPRTRILIDYTNPAAAAWWSGAVQSLIDLGISGLKLDRSEFAETEIGDAVPSLATDVFFDGRNGRELFNGYTIEYARVHHDAFKERLGRDFMHYFRAGYAGSQQYGIFWGGDTPGRTVFGAGPPTDLGLRSAILSLARVAFMGFPIWGTDTGGYYQFGDRDVLARWLEFSAFCPLMEIGGGNQGGGQHAPWDMPTEPAYDQEMIDIYRYFVTLHHELVPLFYSLAHAAADSGRPLVRPLVFDFPGDPAVADLWDEFMLGDLLFAPLWRIGERSRQVYLPAGTWIDYWQPRRRITGPATLTAEAALDRIPLYVRAGGLVPLAVSSAVTGNGSKELSEGRLTLDTYPLGTSTLILREDEGESTFTLSDAGCDAGRCVQLDINGRPRGYIVRMLAEAVGAVMLDDQPLVRADSLAALAVAESGWFFDAYAGRLWVKFATAGADARLRAEAE, from the coding sequence ATGAAGGTTGTGCTCGCACTGGCGGTCTGCGCCGCTGCCTCCATCGCTGCGCCTGCGGTGGCGGCGCCGGGGCAAATCTTAAGCACGACCGTGTGCCTGTTCGATGCCGATCCGCTGTGCCAGCTGCCCGATTGGAACGATGATGGCCGCGTCAGCGCAGCCGACCTGCCGGGTTCACTGCGCTTCATGCCGGTGGCCGGCGATGAAATCCGAGTGGTCGAAACCGCAGCAGCGGTCATGCTGCGTTCTGCGGTGGCCAGCGCCAGACTCGACAAGACGAGCGCGACCGTGGCGCTCGGCGATGCCGGCGGCGCCGGCCTGACCGCAGCCCTTCCGCCACGGCTCAAGTTCGGTGCGACGACGCAGGTGCTTAACGGCATCGGCGAGGTGCAGCGGCTGGCGCGCGGCTTCAGCGCCAGCGCCGGCGCCGGCGCCACCGCCGTGCAGTGGACCGTCGAATTCCAGAGCCCGCGGACGTTGCGCTCGCGCCTGCGGCCGGCTGACAGCACCGGCCTCACGCGCGTCAGTTCGGCGGTGGCTGCGGCTGCGGGCGAGCGCTTCTACGGCTTGACCGAACGCATCGTCGACAGTCGCGGCGCCAGCGAGCTGTCGCCGCTGGCCGTCGGTGCGCTCGATCGGCGCGGCGAGATCGTCAAGATGGAAGTGGTCCCGACGATGTCGCTGTACACCCCGTTCTTTCACAGCTCGCGCGGCTACGGCGTCTTCGTCGAAGGCACGATGACCGGGGTCTACGACCTGGCCAAGAGCGACCCCAACGCCGTCAGCCTCGACTTCGAGTTCAACCCGCGCACGGGCGAGCACGGCGTGGTCTACTTCATCGGCGACTACGACACCATTCTCGACGAGTACACGGCGCTGACGGGCCGGCCCTTCCTGCCGCCGCGCTGGGGTTTTCTCCACCTACGCTGGCGCGATGAGCACCGGCTCGCCGAGCCGGCCAGGCTCGACGGCGTGGACATGAACGCCGACTTCGTCAACGACCTCACCATGTACGAGACCCTCGGCATTCCGGCCGGTAACTACGAGTTCGACCGGCCGTGGACCGATGGCTACACCGATCGTGGCTACGAGGGTTTCAGCAGCTTTCGCTTCGATCCGGTGCGCTTCCCCAACAGCGAGAAGATGCTGGCGGCATTGCAGAACCGCGGCTATCACATTTTGGTTTTCGGCGCCCCGTGGGCGCTGGGCGAGAACGCGGTGGCGGCGGAGCAACTCGGTTACTACGCGCCGCGCACCCGCATCCTGATCGACTACACCAACCCGGCGGCGGCGGCGTGGTGGAGCGGCGCGGTGCAAAGCCTCATCGATCTCGGCATCTCGGGCCTCAAGCTCGACCGCAGCGAGTTTGCCGAAACCGAGATCGGTGACGCGGTACCGAGTCTGGCCACCGACGTGTTCTTCGATGGCCGCAATGGGCGCGAGCTGTTCAACGGCTACACCATCGAGTACGCGCGCGTGCACCACGACGCCTTCAAGGAGCGTCTGGGGCGGGACTTCATGCATTACTTTCGCGCCGGTTACGCCGGCAGCCAGCAATACGGGATCTTCTGGGGCGGCGACACCCCCGGGCGCACGGTTTTCGGCGCCGGCCCGCCGACCGACCTCGGCTTGCGCAGCGCCATCCTCTCGCTGGCGCGCGTCGCCTTCATGGGCTTCCCGATCTGGGGCACCGACACCGGCGGTTACTATCAGTTCGGCGATCGTGACGTATTGGCGCGCTGGCTGGAGTTCAGCGCCTTCTGCCCGCTGATGGAAATCGGCGGCGGCAACCAGGGCGGCGGCCAACACGCGCCCTGGGACATGCCGACCGAGCCCGCCTACGATCAAGAGATGATCGACATCTATCGTTATTTCGTCACGCTGCATCACGAGTTGGTGCCGTTGTTCTACAGCCTGGCGCACGCGGCGGCCGACAGCGGCCGGCCGCTGGTGCGCCCGCTGGTGTTCGACTTCCCGGGCGACCCGGCCGTCGCCGACCTATGGGACGAATTCATGCTCGGCGATCTGCTCTTTGCCCCGCTCTGGCGCATCGGCGAGCGCAGCCGCCAGGTGTATCTGCCGGCGGGCACGTGGATTGACTACTGGCAGCCGCGCCGCCGTATCACCGGCCCGGCGACACTGACCGCCGAGGCCGCACTCGATCGCATCCCGCTATACGTGCGCGCCGGCGGCCTCGTGCCGCTCGCAGTCAGCAGCGCCGTCACCGGCAACGGCAGCAAGGAGCTGTCGGAAGGGCGGCTCACCCTCGACACCTACCCCCTGGGCACATCGACGCTCATTCTGCGTGAAGACGAAGGCGAAAGCACCTTTACGCTCAGCGATGCCGGCTGCGATGCCGGCAGGTGCGTGCAGCTCGACATCAACGGCCGGCCGCGCGGCTACATCGTGCGCATGTTGGCCGAGGCGGTCGGCGCGGTGATGCTCGATGACCAGCCGCTGGTGCGCGCCGACTCGCTCGCGGCCTTGGCTGTGGCAGAGAGCGGTTGGTTCTTCGACGCCTACGCCGGGCGGCTGTGGGTGAAGTTCGCCACCGCCGGCGCGGACGCCAGGCTGCGCGCCGAGGCGGAATAG
- a CDS encoding homocysteine S-methyltransferase family protein has product MAEPRRPATDTREQIAALIDSGPVVTDGAWGTELQARGLPAGEFADLWNLSHPDKVEEVARAYVEAGSRIILTNTFRANRIALGAHAPAVDVAAVNRAGVKISRRAAARRQALVFASVGPSGKLLIAGQLSEAELCEAFAEQSQALARAGADGIVIETMSDLAEARIAVRAALATGLPVVACMAFDSGKNKDRTMTGVTPRQAAQELTRAGAHVIGANCGVGVEQAIALCAELAAASDRPVWIKPNAGLPEWCDGRVIYRVESAGFAACVPALVAAGARFVGGCCGTSPPFIAAICARLGYPAGSA; this is encoded by the coding sequence ATCGCTGAACCGCGGAGGCCAGCTACGGACACCCGAGAGCAGATCGCGGCGCTGATTGATTCCGGCCCCGTCGTTACCGATGGGGCTTGGGGGACGGAGCTGCAAGCCCGCGGCCTGCCCGCGGGCGAGTTCGCCGATCTGTGGAATCTCTCGCACCCCGACAAGGTCGAGGAGGTGGCGCGGGCTTACGTCGAGGCCGGCAGCCGCATCATCCTCACGAACACCTTCCGCGCCAACCGCATCGCGCTGGGCGCGCACGCGCCGGCGGTGGACGTTGCTGCGGTGAACCGGGCCGGGGTCAAGATCTCGCGGCGCGCAGCGGCGCGCCGGCAGGCGCTGGTGTTTGCCTCTGTCGGACCGAGCGGGAAGCTGCTGATTGCCGGGCAGCTGAGCGAGGCGGAACTCTGCGAGGCCTTCGCGGAGCAGTCGCAAGCCCTAGCACGGGCTGGCGCCGACGGGATCGTGATCGAAACTATGAGCGACTTGGCCGAGGCGCGCATCGCCGTGCGTGCGGCGCTAGCCACCGGTCTACCGGTCGTCGCCTGCATGGCGTTCGACTCCGGCAAGAACAAGGATCGCACCATGACCGGCGTAACGCCGCGGCAAGCGGCGCAAGAGCTGACCCGCGCCGGCGCGCACGTCATCGGTGCGAACTGCGGCGTCGGTGTCGAGCAAGCGATCGCCCTGTGCGCCGAGCTGGCTGCCGCCAGCGATCGGCCGGTGTGGATCAAGCCCAACGCGGGGCTGCCGGAGTGGTGCGACGGGCGAGTCATTTACCGCGTCGAGTCCGCCGGCTTCGCCGCTTGCGTACCGGCACTGGTGGCGGCCGGCGCTCGCTTCGTTGGTGGTTGCTGCGGCACCTCGCCGCCGTTTATTGCCGCTATCTGTGCCCGCCTCGGCTACCCGGCCGGCAGTGCGTGA
- a CDS encoding molybdopterin-dependent oxidoreductase — protein MELTRRKFLLSSAAASLLLSLDRLGFAQVTQSGAGAAAAPPIPPYRTWEDVFRQQWTWDRVVHCTHNRANCMSACAWNVYVKDGMVWREEQAHVYDEGGRAGTPDFFPRGCQKGACYSKLMHTPQRLRYPLERVGARGSGQWKRISWDEAFDKIADGIIKAATEHGAETVIATPGPNFDHGPDSAAEFRFSRVLGVTTLDTFSGIGDMPVGMIQTYGMFMNDGTADDYFNSDYIVLWSANPLYTRIPDMHFITEARYRGAHVVVIGPDYNATAIHADRWLNPKVQSDPALALALAQVLISEQLCKDDYIKEQTDLPFLVRTDTGRFLRERDLIKGGRDNVFYIWDEAQGAAVLAPGSQGMRKPTLVLGDIRPALQGRHAVKLADGTRVEAEPLFELLRRQLNAGYTPELAEQITGVHAEVIRSTARELAAARAALIYASTGACKHYHSDLMHRSFALLMALTGNQGKPGGGLRLGAWWGLNGFDELGSGEVASWMKLALRITGRPAVRDVETYMIERARALAFSPVLPWLQVHGGYAPTMGSAGNNDSGNPLGMDAAMKTAVEQRWMPIFPAPGKSPKVFVVNADNPLRQWPSPQIALEHLWPKFDLVVNVNTQMSTTGMHSDIVLPAAGWYEKIGIKYAWCFLPYLVLGDKAVEPLGESRNEWWIFGSLCRRIQERARARGVTKVKNAFGKDLDFAQVFETWSDGGTFDPAEPRTGMDYIFQRSEICAGTTWDEAIKRGVVPIERNGPYNMFNNMCTDVDFTRPLYPNAWQIEEKESWPTLTGRQQFYLDHDWYVAAGEALPVHKAPPAAGGQYPLRMTGGHTRWSIHTIWRSEATMLRLQRGQPVLYMNKDDALARQLGDHDRVRIFNDLGAFECVVKVTPAAQPGQVIIYHAWENFQFPRHQGQQEPITGSWKSLHLVGDYGQLHYRALYGAPNFGPRGVAVEVQKL, from the coding sequence ATGGAACTCACACGCCGGAAGTTTCTGCTTTCCAGCGCAGCCGCCAGCTTGCTGCTGTCGCTGGATCGCCTCGGCTTCGCCCAGGTCACACAGAGTGGCGCTGGCGCCGCCGCCGCGCCGCCGATTCCGCCGTATCGCACCTGGGAAGATGTGTTCCGCCAGCAGTGGACGTGGGACCGCGTCGTGCACTGCACCCACAACCGCGCCAACTGCATGTCGGCCTGCGCCTGGAACGTCTACGTCAAGGACGGCATGGTCTGGCGCGAGGAGCAGGCCCACGTTTACGACGAAGGCGGGCGCGCCGGCACGCCGGATTTCTTTCCGCGCGGCTGCCAGAAGGGCGCCTGCTACAGCAAGCTGATGCACACACCGCAGCGCCTGCGCTATCCGCTCGAACGGGTCGGCGCGCGCGGCAGCGGGCAATGGAAGCGCATCAGTTGGGATGAAGCCTTCGACAAGATCGCCGACGGCATCATCAAGGCGGCCACGGAGCACGGGGCCGAAACGGTGATCGCTACGCCCGGCCCCAACTTCGACCACGGTCCGGACTCCGCCGCCGAGTTCCGCTTCTCGCGCGTCCTGGGCGTGACCACCCTCGACACGTTCTCCGGCATCGGCGACATGCCGGTCGGCATGATTCAGACCTACGGCATGTTCATGAACGACGGCACCGCCGACGACTATTTCAATTCCGACTACATCGTCCTCTGGTCCGCCAACCCGCTCTACACCCGCATCCCGGACATGCACTTCATCACCGAGGCGCGCTATCGCGGAGCCCACGTCGTGGTCATCGGACCCGATTACAACGCCACCGCCATCCACGCCGATCGCTGGCTCAATCCCAAGGTCCAGTCCGATCCGGCGCTGGCGCTGGCCCTGGCGCAAGTGCTCATCAGCGAGCAGCTGTGCAAGGACGACTACATCAAGGAGCAGACCGATCTGCCGTTCCTGGTGCGCACCGATACCGGCCGCTTCCTGCGCGAGCGTGATCTCATCAAGGGCGGTCGCGACAACGTCTTCTACATCTGGGACGAAGCTCAAGGCGCGGCGGTGTTGGCGCCGGGCAGTCAGGGCATGCGAAAGCCGACACTGGTTCTCGGCGACATCCGGCCGGCGCTGCAAGGACGGCACGCGGTGAAGCTGGCGGACGGCACGCGCGTCGAGGCGGAGCCGCTCTTTGAACTGCTGCGCCGGCAACTGAATGCGGGCTACACGCCCGAACTGGCGGAGCAGATCACCGGCGTCCATGCCGAAGTGATCCGGAGCACCGCACGCGAGCTGGCGGCGGCGAGGGCCGCGCTGATCTACGCCTCCACCGGCGCCTGCAAACACTACCACAGCGATCTCATGCACCGGTCGTTTGCTCTGCTGATGGCGCTCACCGGCAACCAGGGCAAGCCCGGCGGCGGCTTGCGTCTGGGCGCGTGGTGGGGGCTGAACGGCTTCGACGAGCTGGGCTCGGGCGAAGTCGCCAGCTGGATGAAGCTGGCGCTGCGCATCACCGGCCGCCCGGCGGTGCGCGACGTCGAGACGTACATGATCGAGCGCGCGCGCGCGCTCGCCTTCTCGCCGGTCTTGCCCTGGCTGCAAGTGCACGGCGGCTACGCGCCCACCATGGGCAGTGCCGGCAACAACGACAGCGGCAATCCGCTCGGCATGGATGCGGCGATGAAGACCGCGGTCGAGCAACGCTGGATGCCGATCTTCCCCGCGCCGGGCAAGTCGCCCAAGGTCTTCGTCGTCAACGCCGACAACCCGCTGCGGCAGTGGCCGTCACCGCAGATCGCCCTCGAACACCTGTGGCCGAAGTTCGATCTGGTCGTCAACGTCAACACCCAGATGTCGACCACCGGGATGCACAGCGACATCGTGCTCCCGGCCGCCGGCTGGTACGAGAAGATCGGCATCAAGTACGCCTGGTGCTTCCTGCCGTATCTCGTTCTCGGCGATAAGGCGGTCGAGCCGCTGGGCGAGTCGCGCAACGAGTGGTGGATCTTCGGAAGCCTCTGCCGGCGCATTCAGGAACGCGCCCGCGCGCGTGGGGTAACGAAAGTGAAGAACGCCTTCGGCAAGGATTTGGACTTCGCGCAGGTGTTCGAGACCTGGAGCGACGGCGGCACCTTCGACCCGGCCGAGCCGCGCACCGGTATGGACTACATCTTCCAGCGCTCGGAAATCTGCGCGGGCACGACCTGGGATGAGGCCATCAAGCGGGGCGTCGTGCCGATTGAACGCAACGGGCCCTACAACATGTTCAACAACATGTGCACCGACGTCGACTTCACCCGCCCGCTGTATCCGAACGCCTGGCAGATCGAAGAGAAGGAGTCATGGCCGACGCTGACCGGGCGCCAGCAGTTTTATCTCGATCACGACTGGTACGTCGCGGCCGGCGAGGCCCTGCCGGTGCACAAAGCGCCGCCGGCGGCGGGCGGGCAGTATCCCCTGCGCATGACCGGCGGTCACACGCGCTGGAGCATTCACACCATCTGGCGTAGCGAAGCCACGATGTTGCGGCTGCAGCGCGGCCAGCCGGTGCTCTACATGAACAAGGACGACGCGCTCGCCCGCCAGCTTGGCGACCACGATCGCGTGCGGATCTTCAATGACCTGGGCGCCTTCGAGTGCGTGGTCAAGGTAACCCCCGCGGCGCAGCCGGGGCAGGTGATCATCTATCACGCCTGGGAGAACTTTCAGTTTCCTCGCCACCAGGGGCAGCAAGAGCCGATCACCGGCTCGTGGAAATCGCTCCACTTGGTGGGCGACTACGGGCAACTGCACTACCGCGCCCTCTACGGCGCCCCGAACTTCGGGCCGCGCGGCGTGGCGGTGGAAGTGCAGAAACTCTGA